In Leclercia sp. AS011, the sequence GCTAAAGCTGGCGTTGAAGCTGGCCGTGGTCTGTGGGAATTCCGTCTTGCTGAAGGCGAAGAGTTCACCGTAGGTCAGGACATTAGCGTTGAGCTGTTTGCAGAAGTTAAAAAAGTTGACGTAACCGGTACCTCTAAAGGTAAAGGTTTTGCTGGTACCGTTAAGCGCTGGAACTTCCGTACTCAGGATGCCACGCACGGTAACTCCTTGTCCCACCGCGTTCCGGGTTCTATCGGTCAGAACCAGACTCCGGGCAAAGTGTTCAAAGGCAAGAAAATGGCAGGTCAGCTGGGTAACGAACGTGTGACCGTTCAGAGCCTGGACGTAGTACGTGTTGACGCTGAGCGCAACCTGCTGCTGGTTAAAGGTGCAGTTCCGGGTGCAACCGGTAGCGACCTGATCGTTAAACCAGCTGTGAAGGCGTAAGGGGATAGCAATGGAATTAGTATTGAAAGACGCGCAGAGCGCGCTGACTGTTTCCGAAACTACCTTCGGTCGTGATTTCAACGAAGCGCTGGTTCACCAGGTTGTTGTTGCTTATGCAGCTGGTGCTCGTCAGGGTACTCGTGCTCAGAAGACTCGTGCTGAAGTAACTGGTTCCGGCAAAAAGCCGTGGCGCCAGAAAGGTACCGGCCGTGCGCGTTCAGGTTCTATCAAGAGCCCGATCTGGCGTTCCGGTGGCGTGACCTTCGCTGCTCGCCCGCAGGACCACAGTCAAAAAGTTAACAAAAAGATGTACCGCGGCGCGCTGAAAAGCATCCTGTCCGAACTGGTACGTCAGGATCGTCTGATCGTTGTCGAATCTTTCTCTGTAGAAGCGCCTAAAACTAAGCTGCTGGCACAGAAACTGAAAGACATGGCTCTGGAAGATGTGCTGATCATCACCGGTGAGCTGGACGAGAACCTGTTCCTTGCCGCACGTAACCTGCACAAGGTTGACGTACGCGATGCGACTGGTATCGACCCGGTTAGCCTGATCGCCTTCGACAAAGTCGTAATGACTGCTGATGCTGTTAAGCAAGTTGAGGAGATGCTGGCATGATTCGTGAAGAACGTCTGCTGAAGGTGCTTCGTGCACCGCACGTTTCTGAAAAAGCGTCTGCTGCGATGGAAAAAACTAACACCATCGTTCTCAAAGTTGCTAAAGACGCGACCAAAGCAGAAATCAAAGCTGCTGTGCAGAAACTGTTTGAAGTCGAAGTCGAAGTCGTTAACACCCTGGTAGTTAAAGGGAAAGTTAAACGTCACGGACAGCGTATCGGTCGTCGTAGCGACTGGAAAAAAGCTTACGTCACCCTGAAAGAAGGCCAGAATCTGGACTTCGTTGGCGGCGCTGAGTAAGTCGGAGGAGTAATACAATGGCAGTTGTTAAATGTAAACCGACATCTCCGGGTCGTCGCCACGTCGTTAAAGTGGTCAACCCAGAGCTGCACAAGGGCAAACCTTTTGCTCCGCTGGTTGAAAAAAACAGCAAATCCGGCGGTCGTAACAACAATGGCCGTATCACCACTCGTCATATCGGTGGTGGTCACAAGCAGGCTTACCGTATTGTTGACTTTAAACGCAACAAAGACGGTATCCCAGCTGTTGTTGAGCGTCTTGAGTACGATCCGAACCGTTCCGCGAACATCGCGCTGGTTCTGTACAAAGATGGCGAGCGTCGTTACATTCTGGCCCCTAAAGGCCTGAAAGCTGGCGACCAGATTCAATCTGGCGTTGATGCTGCAATCAAAGCAGGTAACACCCTGCCGATGCGCAATATCCCGGTTGGTTCTACCGTTCATAACGTAGAAATGAAACCAGGTAAAGGCGGTCAGCTGGCACGTTCCGCTGGTACTTACGTTCAGATCGTTGCGCGTGATGGTGCTTATGTCACCCTGCGTCTGCGTTCTGGTGAAATGCGTAAAGTCGAAGCAGACTGCCGCGCTACTCTGGGCGAAGTTGGCAATGCTGAGCATATGCTGCGCGTACTGGGTAAAGCAGGTGCTGCACGCTGGCGTGGTGTTCGTCCTACCGTTCGCGGTACTGCGATGAACCCAGTCGACCACCCACATGGTGGTGGTGAAGGTCGTAACTTTGGTAAGCACCCGGTAACTCCGTGGGGCGTTCAGACCAAAGGTAAGAAGACCCGCAGCAACAAGCGTACTGATAAATTTATCGTACGTCGCCGTAGCAAATAATATTAGAGGATAAGCCATGCCACGTTCTCTCAAGAAAGGTCCTTTTATTGACCTGCACTTGCTGAAGAAGGTAGAGAAAGCGGTGGAAAGCGGAGACAAGAAGCCCCTGCGCACTTGGTCCCGTCGTTCAACGATCTTTCCTAACATGATCGGTTTGACCATCGCTGTCCATAATGGTCGTCAGCACGTTCCAGTCTTTGTTTCCGACGAAATGGTCGGTCACAAACTGGGTGAATTCGCACCGACTCGTACTTATCGCGGCCACGCTGCTGATAAAAAAGCGAAGAAGAAATAAGGTAGGAGGAAGAGATGGAAACTTTAGCTCAACATCGCCATGCTCGTTCTTCTGCTCAGAAGGTTCGCCTTGTTGCTGACCTGATTCGCGGTAAGAAAGTGTCGCAGGCCCTGGACATCCTAACCTATACCAACAAGAAAGCTGCGGTATTGGTTAAGAAGGTACTGGAATCTGCCATTGCTAACGCTGAACACAACGATGGCGCTGACATTGACGATCTGAAAGTCGCGAAAATCTTCGTAGACGAAGGCCCAAGCATGAAGCGCATTATGCCGCGTGCGAAAGGTCGTGCAGATCGCATCCTGAAGCGCACCAGCCACATTACTGTGGTTGTGTCCGATCGCTGAGACTCTGGAGACTAGCAATGGGTCAGAAAGTACATCCTAATGGTATTCGCCTGGGTATTGTAAAACCATGGAACTCAACCTGGTTTGCGAACACCAAAGAATTCGCTGACAACCTGGACAGCGATTTTAAAGTACGTCAGTACCTGACTAAGGAACTGGCTAAAGCGTCTGTATCTCGTATCGTTATCGAGCGTCCAGCTAAGAGCATCCGTGTGACCATTCACACTGCTCGTCCTGGCATCGTGATCGGTAAGAAAGGCGAAGACGTAGAAAAACTGCGCAAGGTCGTAGCGGATATCGCTGGCGTTCCTGCACAGATCAATATCGCTGAAGTTCGTAAGCCTGAACTGGACGCTAAATTGGTTGCTGACAGCATCACTTCACAGCTGGAACGTCGTGTTATGTTCCGTCGTGCTATGAAGCGTGCTGTACAGAACGCAATGCGTCTGGGCGCTAAAGGTATCAAAGTTGAAGTTAGCGGCCGTCTGGGCGGCGCGGAAATCGCACGTACCGAATGGTACCGCGAAGGTCGCGTACCGCTGCACACTCTGCGTGCTGACATCGACTACAACACCTCTGAAGCGCACACCACTTACGGTGTAATCGGCGTTAAGGTATGGATCTTCAAAGGTGAGATCCTGGGTGGTATGGCTGCTGTTGAACAACCGGAAAAACCGGCTGCGCAACCTAAAAAGCAGCAGCGTAAAGGCCGTAAATAAGGAGCGTCGCTGATGTTACAACCAAAGCGTACAAAATTCCGTAAAGTGCACAAAGGCCGCAACCGTGGTCTGGCGCAGGGTACGGATGTTAGCTTCGGCACTTTCGGTCTGAAAGCTGTTGGCCGTGGTCGTCTGACTGCACGTCAGATCGAAGCAGCACGTCGTGCTATGACCCGTGCAGTTAAGCGTCAAGGTAAAATTTGGATCCGTGTATTCCCGGACAAACCAATTACCGAGAAGCCGCTGGAAGTTCGTATGGGTAAAGGTAAAGGTAACGTGGAGTACTGGGTTGCCTTGATCCAACCGGGCAAAGTCCTTTATGAAATGGACGGTGTTCCGGAAGAGCTGGCCCGTGAAGCCTTCGGCCTGGCAGCAGCGAAACTGCCTATCAAAACCACCTTTGTAACTAAGACGGTGATGTAATGAAAGCAAATGAGCTGCGTGAAAAAAGCGTAGAAGAGCTGAACGCTGAGCTGCTGAACCTGCTGCGTGAGCAGTTCAACCTGCGTATGCAGGCTGCAAGTGGCCAGCTGCAACAGACTCACCTGCTGAAGCAGGTACGTCGTGATGTTGCACGCGTTAAGACTTTACTGACTCAGAAGGCGGGTGCGTAATGACCGATAAAATCCGTACTCTGCAAGGTCGTGTTGTTAGCGACAAAATGGAGAAATCCATCGTTGTAGCTATCGAACGTATTGTGAAACACCCGATCTACGGTAAATTCATCAAGCGTACGACCAAACTGCACGTACATGACGAGAACAACGAATGTGGTATCGGCGACAAGGTTGAAATCCGTGAATGCCGTCCACTGTCCAAGACTAAGTCCTGGACGCTGGTTCGCGTTGTAGAGAAAGCGGTTCTGTAATAGAGTAGCCTTCTCGATACGAATAAACGGCTCAGCAATGAGCCGTTTATTTTTTCTACCCATATTGCAGAAGCGGTGTTATAATGCCGCGCCCTCGATATGGGGCTTTTTAACGGCTCTGATTTTAGAGTCTCAGGTAGTAGTTGACATTAGCGGAGCACTGAAATGATCCAAGAACAGACTATGCTGAACGTCGCCGACAACTCCGGTGCACGTCGCGTAATGTGTATCAAGGTTCTGGGTGGCTCGCACCGTCGCTACGCAGGCGTAGGCGACATCATCAAGATCACCATCAAGGAAGCAATTCCACGTGGTAAGGTCAAAAAAGGTGATGTGCTGAAAGCGGTAGTGGTGCGCACCAGGAAGGGTGTTCGTCGCCCTGACGGTTCTGTCATTCGCTTCGATGGTAATGCATGCGTTATTTTAAACAATAACAGCGAGCAGCCTATCGGCACGCGTATCTTTGGGCCGGTAACTCGTGAACTTCGTACTGAAAAGTTCATGAAAATTATCTCTCTGGCACCAGAAGTACTCTAAGGAGCGAATCATGGCAGCGAAAATCCGTCGTGATGACGAAGTTATCGTGTTAACCGGTAAAGATAAAGGTAAACGCGGTAAAGTAAAAAATGTTCTGTCTTCCGGCAAACTCGTCGTTGAAGGTATCAACCTGGTTAAGAAACACCAGAAGCCGGTTCCGGCCCTGAACCAACCAGGTGGCATCGTTGAAAAAGAAGCTGCTATTCAGGTTTCTAACGTTGCAATCTTCAATGCGGCAACCGGCAAGGCTGACCGTGTAGGCTTTAGATTCGAAGACGGCAAAAAAGTCCGTTTCTTCAAGTCTAACAGCGAAACTATCAAGTAATTTGGAGTAGTACGATGGCGAAACTGCATGATTACTACAAAGACGAAGTAGTTAACAAACTCATGACTGAGTTTAACTACAATTCTGTCATGCAAGTCCCTCGGGTCGAGAAGATCACCCTGAACATGGGTGTTGGTGAAGCGATCGCTGACAAGAAACTGCTGGATAATGCAGCAGCTGATCTGACAGCAATCTCCGGTCAAAAACCGCTGATCACCAAAGCACGCAAATCTGTTGCAGGCTTCAAAATCCGTCAGGGCTATCCGATCGGCTGTAAAGTAACTCTGCGTGGCGAACGCATGTGGGAGTTCCTTGAGCGCCTGATCTCTATTGCTGTTCCACGTATCCGTGACTTCCGTGGCCTGTCCGCTAAGTCTTTCGACGGTCGTGGCAACTACAGCATGGGTGTCCGTGAGCAGATCATCTTCCCAGAGATCGACTACGATAAAGTCGACCGCGTGCGTGGTTTGGATATTACCATTACCACTACTGCGAACTCTGACGAAGAAGGCCGCGCTCTGCTGGCTGCGTTTGACTTCCCGTTCCGCAAGTAAGGTAGGGTTACTGAATGGCTAAGCAATCAATGAAAGCACGCGAAGTAAAGCGCGTGGCTTTAGCTGATAAATTCTTCGCTAAACGCGCTGAACTGAAAGCGATCATTTCTGATGTGAACGCTTCCGACGAAGATCGTTGGAATGCTGTTCTCAAGCTGCAGTCTCTGCCGCGTGATTCCAGCCCGTCTCGTCAGCGTAACCGCTGTCGTCAAACAGGTCGTCCACATGGTTTCGTGGGCAAGTTCGGGTTGAGCCGTATCAAACTGCGTGAAGCCGCCATGCGCGGTGAAGTACCAGGCTTGAAAAAGGCTAGCTGGTAATTACCAATTGAATCACGGGAGTAAAGACAGATGAGCATGCAAGATCCGATCGCGGATATGCTGACCCGTATCCGTAACGGTCAGGCCGCGAACAAAGTTGCGGTCACCATGCCTTCCGCCAAGCTGAAAGTGGCAATTGCCAACGTGCTGAAGGAAGAAGGTTTTATCGAAGATTTTAAAGTTGAAGGCGACACCAAGCCGGAACTGGAACTTACTCTCAAGTATTTCCAGGGTAAAGCTGTTGTAGAAAGCATTCAGCGTGTCAGCCGCCCAGGCCTGCGCATCTATAAGAAAAAAGATGAGCTGCCAAAAGTTATGGCCGGCATGGGTATCGCAGTTGTTTCTACCTCTAAAGGTGTTATGACTGATCGTGCAGCGCGCCAAGCTGGTCTTGGTGGCGAAATTATCTGCTACGTAGCCTAATCGGAGGAAAAAATGTCTCGTGTTGCTAAAGCACCGGTCGTTATTCCTGCCGGCGTTGATGTAAAAATCGACGGTCAGGTTATTACGATCAAAGGTAAAAATGGCGAGCTGACTCGTACCCTCAACGATGCTGTTGAAGTTAATCATGCAGACAACGCTCTGACCTTCGGCCCACGTACTGGTTACGTTGATGGCTGGGCTCAGGCTGGTACCGCGCGTGCCCTGCTGAACTCAATGGTTGTTGGTGTTACCGAAGGCTTCACTAAAAAGCTTCAACTGGTTGGTGTAGGTTACCGTGCAGCGATCAAAGGGAATGCAGTAGGCCTGTCTCTGGGCTTCTCACACCCTGTTGAGCATCCGCTGCCTGCCGGTATCACTGCAGAATGCCCGACTCAGACTGAAATCGTGCTGAAAGGCGCTGATAAACAGCTGATCGGTCAGGTTGCAGCAGATCTGCGCGCCTACCGTCGTCCTGAGCCTTATAAAGGCAAGGGTGTTCGTTACGCCGACGAAGTCGTGCGTACCAAAGAGGCTAAGAAGAAGTAAGGTAACACTATGGATAAGAAATCTGCTCGTATCCGTCGTGCGACCCGCGCACGCCGCAAGCTCAAAGAGCTGGGTGCAACTCGCCTGGTGGTACATCGTACCCCGCGTCATATTTACGCACAGGTAATTGCACCAAACGGTTCTGAAGTTCTGGTAGCTGCTTCTACTGTAGAAAAAGCTATTACTGAACAATTGAAGTACACCGGTAACAAAGACGCCGCTGCAGCTGTAGGTAAAGCTGTTGCTGAACGCGCTCTGGAAAAAGGCATCACAGTTGTGTCCTTTGACCGTTCCGGGTTCCAATATCATGGTCGTGTCCAGGCACTGGCAGATGCTGCCCGTGAAGCTGGCCTTCAGTTCTAAGGTAGAGGTGTAAGATGGCTCACATCGAAAAACAGGCTGGCGAACTGCAGGAAAAGCTGATCGCGGTTAACCGCGTATCTAAAACCGTTAAAGGTGGTCGTATTTTCTCCTTCACAGCTCTGACTGTTGTTGGTGATGGTAATGGTCGCGTTGGTTTTGGTTACGGTAAAGCGCGTGAAGTTCCAGCAGCGATCCAGAAAGCGATGGAAAAAGCCCGTCGCAATATGATTAACGTCGCGCTGAACCACGGCACCCTGCAGCACCCAGTTAAGGGTACTCACACGGGTTCTCGTGTCTTCATGCAGCCAGCTTCCGAAGGTACCGGTATCATCGCCGGTGGTGCAATGCGCGCCGTTCTGGAAGTTGCTGGAGTTCATAACGTTCTGGCTAAAGCATATGGTTCCACCAACCCGATTAACGTGGTTCGTGCAACTATTGATGGCCTGGAAAATATGAAATCTCCAGAAATGGTCGCTGCCAAGCGTGGTAAATCCGTTGAAGAAATTCTGGGGTAATTGACCATGGCAAAGACTATTAAAATTACACAAACCCGCAGTGCAATCGGACGTCTGCCGAAACACAAGGCAACTCTGCTTGGCCTGGGTCTGCGTCGTATTGGTCATACCGTTGAGCGCGAGGATACTCCTGCTGTTCGTGGTATGGTCAACGCGGTTTACTTCATGGTTAAAGTTGAGGAGTAAGAGATGCGTTTAAATACTCTGTCTCCGGCCGAAGGCTCTAAAAAGGCGGGTAAACGCCTGGGTCGTGGTATCGGTTCTGGCCTCGGCAAAACCGGTGGTCGTGGTCACAAAGGTCAGAACTCTCGTTCTGGCGGTGGCGTACGTCGCGGTTTCGAGGGTGGCCAGATGCCACTGTACCGTCGTCTGCCGAAGTTCGGCTTCACCTCTCGCAAATCAGCGATCACAGCCGAAGTTCGTCTGTCTGACCTGGCGAAAGTTGAAGGCGGCGTTGTAGACCTGAACACGCTGAAAGCAGCAAACATTATCGGTATCCAGATCGAGTTCGCGAAAGTGATCCTGGCTGGTGAAGTTTCTACTCCGGTAACTGTTCGTGGCCTGCGTGTTACTAAAGGTGCTCGTGCTGCTATCGAAGCTGCTGGCGGTAAAATCGAGGAATAAGTAGCAGATGGCTAAACAACCGGGATTAGATTTTCAAAGTGCCAAAGGTGGCTTAGGCGAGCTGAAACGCAGACTGTTGTTTGTAATCGGTGCGCTTATTGTGTTCCGTATTGGCTCTTTCATTCCGATCCCTGGTATTGATGCCGCTGTACTTGCCAAACTGCTTGAGCAACAGCGAGGCACCATCATTGAAATGTTTAACATGTTCTCTGGTGGTGCTCTCAGCCGAGCTTCAATCTTTGCGCTGGGTATCATGCCGTATATTTCGGCATCGATTATTATCCAACTGCTGACGGTCGTTCATCCGACCCTGGCAGAGCTGAAGAAAGAAGGGGAGTCTGGTCGTCGTAAGATCAGCCAGTACACCCGTTACGGCACTCTGGTGCTGGCAATATTCCAGTCGATCGGTATTGCTACCGGTCTACCGAATATGCCTGGTATGCAGGGCCTGGTTATTAACCCAGGCTTTGCATTCTATTTCACCGCTGTTGTAAGTCTGGTCTCAGGAACGATGTTCTTGATGTGGCTCGGCGAACAAATTACTGAACGTGGTATCGGTAACGGTATTTCGATCATTATTTTCGCTGGTATTGTTGCGGGACTCCCGCCAGCCATTGCCCATACTATCGAGCAAGCGCGTCAAGGCGACCTGCACTTCCTCCTGTTGCTGTTGGTTGCAGTATTAGTATTTGCAGTGACGTTCTTTGTTATCTTCGTTGAACGTGGTCAACGCCGCATTGTGGTAAACTACGCGAAACGTCAGCAAGGTCGTCGAGTCTATGCTGCACAGAGCACACATTTACCGCTGAAAGTGAACATGGCAGGGGTAATCCCGGCGATCTTCGCTTCCAGTATTATTCTGTTCCCAGCGACCATCGCGTCATGGTTTGGGGGCGGGACTGGTTGGAACTGGCTGACAACAATTTCGCTGTATTTGCAGCCTGGGCAACCACTTTATGTGTTACTCTATGCGTCTGCGATCATCTTCTTCTGTTTCTTCTACACGGCGTTGGTCTTCAACCCGCGTGAAACAGCAGATAACCTGAAGAAGTCCGGTGCATTTGTACCAGGAATTCGTCCGGGAGAGCAAACGGCGAAGTATATCGATAAAGTAATGACTCGCCTGACTTTGGTTGGTGCGCTTTATATTACTTTTATCTGCCTGATCCCGGAGTTCATGCGTGATGCAATGAAAGTACCGTTCTACTTCGGTGGGACTTCACTACTTATCGTTGTTGTCGTCATTATGGACTTTATGGCTCAAGTGCAAACTCTGATGATGTCTAGTCAGTACGAGTCTGCATTGAAGAAGGCGAACCTGAAAGGCTACGGCCGCTAACAGGGCGCCCGAGAAGTTACGGAGAGTAAAAATGAAAGTTCGTGCTTCCGTCAAGAAATTATGCCGTAACTGCAAAATCGTTAAGCGTGATGGTGTCATCCGTGTGATTTGCAGTGCCGAGCCGAAGCATAAACAGCGCCAAGGCTGATTATTTCGCATATTTTTCTTGCAAAGTTGGGTTGAGCTGGCTAGATTAGCCAGCCAATCTTTTGTATGTCTGTACGTTTCCATTTGAGTATCCTGAAAACGGGCTTTTCAGCATGGTGCGTACATATTAAATAGTAGGAGTGCATAGTGGCCCGTATAGCAGGCATTAACATTCCTGATCAGAAACATGCCGTGATCGCATTAACTTCGATCTATGGCGTCGGCAAGACCCGTTCTAAAGCCATTCTGGCTGCAGCGGGTATCGCTGAAGATGTTAAGATCAGTGAGCTGTCTGAAGAACAAATCGACACGCTGCGTGACGAAGTTGCCAAATTTGTCGTTGAAGGTGATCTGCGCCGTGAAGTTAGCATGAGCATCAAGCGCCTTATGGATCTTGGTTGCTATCGCGGTTTGCGTCATCGTCGTGGTCTCCCGGTTCGCGGCCAGCGTACCAAGACCAACGCACGTACCCGTAAGGGTCCGCGCAAACCGATCAAGAAATAATCGGGGTGATTGAATAATGGCAAAGGCACCAGTTCGTGCACGTAAGCGTGTAAGAAAACAAGTCTCTGACGGCGTGGCTCATATCCATGCTTCTTTCAACAACACCATCGTTACTATTACTGATCGTCAGGGTAACGCACTGGGTTGGGCAACAGCCGGTGGTTCCGGTTTCCGTGGTTCACGCAAATCAACTCCGTTCGCAGCTCAGGTTGCAGCAGAGCGTTGCGCTGAAGCCGTAAAAGAATACGGCATCAAGAATCTGGAAGTTATGGTAAAAGGTCCGGGTCCGGGTCGCGAATCTACTGTTCGTGCTCTGAACGCCGCTGGTTTCCGCATCACTAATATTACTGATGTGACTCCGATCCCTCATAACGGTTGTCGTCCGCCGAAAAAACGTCGCGTATAACGCGTTCGTTTCTAGGATTGTTGGAGATAGAAAATGGCAAGATATTTGGGTCCTAAGCTCAAGCTGAGCCGTCGTGAGGGCACCGACTTATTCCTTAAGTCTGGCGTTCGCGCGATCGATACCAAGTGTAAAATTGAACAAGCTCCTGGCCAGCACGGTGCGCGTAAACCGCGTCTGTCTGACTATGGTGTGCAGTTGCGTGAAAAGCAGAAAGTTCGCCGTATGTACGGTGTGCTGGAGCGTCAGTTCCGTAACTACTATAAAGAAGCAGCACGTCTGAAAGGCAACACCGGTGAAAACCTGTTGGCTCTGCTGGAAGGTCGTCTGGACAACGTTGTATACCGTATGGGCTTTGGCGCCACTCGTGCTGAAGCACGTCAGATGGTTAGCCATAAAGCAATCATGGTAAACGGTCGTGTTGTTAACATCGCTTCTTATCAGGTTAAAGCGAATGACGTTGTTAGCATTCGTGAGAAAGCGAAAAAGCAATCTCGCGTGAAAGCCGCTCTGGAGCTGGCTGAGCAGCGTGAAAAGCCAACCTGGCTGGAAGTTGATGCTGGCAAGATGGAAGGTACGTTCAAGCGTCAGCCGGAACGTTCTGATCTGTCTGCGGACATTAACGAACACCTGATCGTCGAGCTTTACTCCAAGTAAAGCTTAGTACCAAAGAGAGGACACAAT encodes:
- the rpsM gene encoding 30S ribosomal protein S13 — protein: MARIAGINIPDQKHAVIALTSIYGVGKTRSKAILAAAGIAEDVKISELSEEQIDTLRDEVAKFVVEGDLRREVSMSIKRLMDLGCYRGLRHRRGLPVRGQRTKTNARTRKGPRKPIKK
- the rpsK gene encoding 30S ribosomal protein S11 → MAKAPVRARKRVRKQVSDGVAHIHASFNNTIVTITDRQGNALGWATAGGSGFRGSRKSTPFAAQVAAERCAEAVKEYGIKNLEVMVKGPGPGRESTVRALNAAGFRITNITDVTPIPHNGCRPPKKRRV
- the rpsD gene encoding 30S ribosomal protein S4, which gives rise to MARYLGPKLKLSRREGTDLFLKSGVRAIDTKCKIEQAPGQHGARKPRLSDYGVQLREKQKVRRMYGVLERQFRNYYKEAARLKGNTGENLLALLEGRLDNVVYRMGFGATRAEARQMVSHKAIMVNGRVVNIASYQVKANDVVSIREKAKKQSRVKAALELAEQREKPTWLEVDAGKMEGTFKRQPERSDLSADINEHLIVELYSK
- the rpmJ gene encoding 50S ribosomal protein L36, encoding MKVRASVKKLCRNCKIVKRDGVIRVICSAEPKHKQRQG
- the secY gene encoding preprotein translocase subunit SecY produces the protein MAKQPGLDFQSAKGGLGELKRRLLFVIGALIVFRIGSFIPIPGIDAAVLAKLLEQQRGTIIEMFNMFSGGALSRASIFALGIMPYISASIIIQLLTVVHPTLAELKKEGESGRRKISQYTRYGTLVLAIFQSIGIATGLPNMPGMQGLVINPGFAFYFTAVVSLVSGTMFLMWLGEQITERGIGNGISIIIFAGIVAGLPPAIAHTIEQARQGDLHFLLLLLVAVLVFAVTFFVIFVERGQRRIVVNYAKRQQGRRVYAAQSTHLPLKVNMAGVIPAIFASSIILFPATIASWFGGGTGWNWLTTISLYLQPGQPLYVLLYASAIIFFCFFYTALVFNPRETADNLKKSGAFVPGIRPGEQTAKYIDKVMTRLTLVGALYITFICLIPEFMRDAMKVPFYFGGTSLLIVVVVIMDFMAQVQTLMMSSQYESALKKANLKGYGR